From Coturnix japonica isolate 7356 chromosome 3, Coturnix japonica 2.1, whole genome shotgun sequence, the proteins below share one genomic window:
- the FABP7 gene encoding fatty acid-binding protein, brain has translation MRDGEAAVAFLGTPTPTAMVEAFCATWKLADSHNFDEYMKALGVGFAMRQVGNVTKPTVVISSEGDKVIIKTQSTFKNTEISFKLGEEFDETTPDDRNCKSVVTLDGDKLVHVQKWDGKETNFVREIKDGKMVMTLTFGDVVAVRHYEKA, from the exons ATGCGGGACGGTGAGGCGGCTGTAGCGTTTCTCGGTACACCGACACCTACTGCCATGGTTGAGGCTTTTTGCGCGACGTGGAAGCTGGCTGACAGCCACAACTTTGACGAATACATGAAGGCGCTGG GAGTGGGGTTTGCGATGCGGCAGGTGGGGAACGTGACTAAGCCCACGGTGGTCATCAGCAGCGAGGGGGACAAAGTCATTATCAAGACTCAGAGCActttcaaaaacacagaaatcagctTTAAACTCGGTGAGGAATTCGATGAAACTACCCCGGACGACAGAAACTGCAAA TCAGTCGTGACCCTGGATGGAGACAAGCTAGTGCACGTACAGAAATGGGATGGCAAAGAGACAAACTTtgtaagagaaataaaggaTGGCAAAATGGTAATG ACTCTTACCTTTGGTGATGTGGTGGCTGTTCGCCACTATGAGAAAGCATAG
- the PKIB gene encoding cAMP-dependent protein kinase inhibitor beta isoform X3 — protein sequence MTDVEPLVTDFAASGRAGRRNALPDILGSPAGAGTSDLPHKLAELSVSEDEGAEGGEVSSSKALLESQEAEGKSSNS from the exons ATGACTGATGTGGAGCCCCTGGTGACAGACTTTGCAGCATCGGGCCGGGCAGGCCGCCGGAATGCCTTACCTGACATCCTGGGCTCTCCTGCTGGTGCTGGGACCTCAGACTTGCCACACAAACTGGCCGAGCTGTCTGTTTCAGAAG ATGAAGGAGCAGAGGGTGGAGAAGTATCATCATCCAAAGCCTTGCTGGAAAGTCaagaagcagagggaaagaGCAGCAATTCCTAA
- the PKIB gene encoding cAMP-dependent protein kinase inhibitor beta isoform X1: MTDVEPLVTDFAASGRAGRRNALPDILGSPAGAGTSDLPHKLAELSVSEGSTYEGAEGGEVSSSKALLESQEAEGKSSNS; encoded by the exons ATGACTGATGTGGAGCCCCTGGTGACAGACTTTGCAGCATCGGGCCGGGCAGGCCGCCGGAATGCCTTACCTGACATCCTGGGCTCTCCTGCTGGTGCTGGGACCTCAGACTTGCCACACAAACTGGCCGAGCTGTCTGTTTCAGAAGGTAGCACCT ATGAAGGAGCAGAGGGTGGAGAAGTATCATCATCCAAAGCCTTGCTGGAAAGTCaagaagcagagggaaagaGCAGCAATTCCTAA
- the PKIB gene encoding cAMP-dependent protein kinase inhibitor beta isoform X2, producing MTDVEPLVTDFAASGRAGRRNALPDILGSPAGAGTSDLPHKLAELSVSEGNEGAEGGEVSSSKALLESQEAEGKSSNS from the exons ATGACTGATGTGGAGCCCCTGGTGACAGACTTTGCAGCATCGGGCCGGGCAGGCCGCCGGAATGCCTTACCTGACATCCTGGGCTCTCCTGCTGGTGCTGGGACCTCAGACTTGCCACACAAACTGGCCGAGCTGTCTGTTTCAGAAGGTA ATGAAGGAGCAGAGGGTGGAGAAGTATCATCATCCAAAGCCTTGCTGGAAAGTCaagaagcagagggaaagaGCAGCAATTCCTAA